The genomic region CAGGATCGCCTCGCCCGATGCCTGTTGGGTGCCCGCCTTGCGCGACAGCCACATCGTCGTCGCCAGATCCCAGGTAACGTTGCCGACGGTGCGCATGATGTCGGGCAGGGTCTCGACGGCAACCAGCAGGCCGAGCGGAGCGATCGGGGCGCCGATCGTCGCGGCGACCGGGGAGATGGCGCTGATATAGCTCACCGTTCCCGGCAGGCTCACCGAGCCGAGCGACGTCAGTGTAGCGATTACCACGCCCACAGCCAGCGTTGCGGGGTGCAACGGCACGCCGAACCATTCGGCGACATAGATCGCGACGGCGAAGTTCATCGCCGGCCCGGTCGAGCGGAAGATCGCGACGGCCAGCGGCATGGTCACGCCCGAGACCGCAACCGGCACGCCAACCTCCTCTGCCCCCTCGATCATCACGGGTAGCGTGGCGAGCGAGGATTGAGTGCTCAGCGCTACCGCCTGGCTAGGCAGTGCGGCGCGGAACATGCGGGCGAGGCCGATCTTCCCACCGAACACGGCAGCGGGATAGGCAAACAGCGTGACGACCAGCCCGACGGCGGAAACGATCAGGATATAGTGGAGCAGCGCGCCGAACGCGCCGGTGCCCGCTTTCGCCCCTACGACGAGCGCCAAGGCGAACACGCCGATCGGGCCGATCCACAATACCCAGTCGATCACCACCAGCATCACGTCGCGGATCGCAACGAAGAAGCTCGTGAGCTGCGTTCTCGCCTCGACGCTGACGCGCGTGATCGCGAAGGCGAAGACCAGCGAAAAGATGATCAGCGAAATGAACGCGTTTTCCGCCGCCGCCTTCACGATGTTGGCGGGGACGATCGCGGCCAGAAACTCGCCGATCGGTGGTACCGGGCCGATCTTCTCGGCGCCCACCAAAGCGGCGCGCAGGCTTGCTGCCGATTCCTGTGGCAGCGGAGCAAGGTGCAGGAACAGCGGCGTCAACAGCGCGGCGACGGCTGCCGAGCAGAACAACAGCGCGACGTAAAGCGCAATCGCGCGCCCGGCGAGGCGACCCGCGGCGGCGGCTTCGGCGGTGGCGGTGACGCCGGTGATCAACAGCGCCACGACCAGCGGTACGATCGTCATCTGCAGACCGTTGAGCCATGCCTGGCCGACCGGCTGCGCCCAGCCGGCGACCGTGAGACCCCATTGCGGCGAGAACGC from Sphingomonas sp. harbors:
- a CDS encoding dicarboxylate/amino acid:cation symporter, encoding MSQPTRILLSLLAGLAVGAALAAFSPQWGLTVAGWAQPVGQAWLNGLQMTIVPLVVALLITGVTATAEAAAAGRLAGRAIALYVALLFCSAAVAALLTPLFLHLAPLPQESAASLRAALVGAEKIGPVPPIGEFLAAIVPANIVKAAAENAFISLIIFSLVFAFAITRVSVEARTQLTSFFVAIRDVMLVVIDWVLWIGPIGVFALALVVGAKAGTGAFGALLHYILIVSAVGLVVTLFAYPAAVFGGKIGLARMFRAALPSQAVALSTQSSLATLPVMIEGAEEVGVPVAVSGVTMPLAVAIFRSTGPAMNFAVAIYVAEWFGVPLHPATLAVGVVIATLTSLGSVSLPGTVSYISAISPVAATIGAPIAPLGLLVAVETLPDIMRTVGNVTWDLATTMWLSRKAGTQQASGEAILRHEV